In Lactococcus protaetiae, the genomic window ACCTGTCTTGTCTCGATGTCGGATTTCGATTTGAACATCAGGAAGGGATCGACCAACAGATGATATTTTCTCAGGAAATTCTAAGATATTAAAGGTAACAGACTGTGAAAAACTCTCCGTCATCCCGTAAGTTTTATAGACAGGAAGTCCAAGTTTTTGACTTTTTGAAATCAAAGGTTGAGGAATAAACTCACCTCCCAGCAAAATCATCCGCAAATTGCCTTTAGACATTTTGTCTATCATCCGATTTAACATTGTAGGGACAAGTGACATCATATTAATCTTATGCTCATCAATAAGCTGTAAAATCTCATTTTCATCAAACTTAGATAAGATTGTGGTGGCAGTTCCATTATAAAGCGAGCGCATGATGATTGAAAGTCCACTGACATGAAACATAGGTAGGACGACCAGCCAGTTATCTTTTTCTTGCAAACCTATGGTAAGCTGTGAAGCTTTGACATGACTGGAAATCATCCCCCAAGTAATTGGAACAGATTTGAATTTTCCAGTCGTTGCACTCGTGTTCATGATGACAGCAATTTTATCATCAGAAAAACTCTGTTCCAATTCGGCTTCTTTGGAAGGAGTATCTTTAATTTTTGAAAAATTGATACTTCCTGCAACTTTTCCCACTAAATCATCAGATGTAAAAACGCAATTTATCTCTAATTCATCGAGTTGTTCGCTCAACTCATGCTCTGTCAGATGAGTATTTAAAAGTAATATTTCCTTATTTAAACCTAGTAATGCAAAGAGGACAATCGCCATTTCTACTGAGTTCTCAGAAAGCAGAGCTACTCGAGATTCTAAGGCAACAATTTCTGAGAGATGTTCCGCCATTTGCTTTGTTTGATTGTAAATAGCTTTGAAAGTCAGTTCGTTCAAAAAAACTTGATTGGGCCGTTTCTCAGCTTGTTCTTTTAACCATTTCATATAAAAATTTTAACAAAAAAGCGCAAAAAAAGCGCTGAATTGACACATCACTCTATCTAGTAAGGAAATTTCGCCTCTATTTGACAGAAGTGAGTGATGTGAATTTAGCTACTTTCTACATTTTATAGTTGTCATGAACGACCTACACCAAGTAAACAGCAAAGCCGCAAGTCAGGTCACAAGTACAAAGCTTGCTTATGCATTTTTGTTTCATGGAAATTTAGGGAATTGGTCAAAATCAGGCTTACGTTTCTCTTTGAAGGCATCACGACCTTCTTTGGCTTCATCGGTGGTATAGAACATCAATGTTGCATCTCCTGCAAACTGTTGAAGACCAGCTAAACCATCAGTAGCAGCGTTCATTGAGCCTTTGAGCATTCGAAGTGCCATTGGTGAGAGTGCAAGCATTTCCTCAGCCCATTTGACCGTTTCTTCTTCAAGTTGGTCAAATGGCACGACAGTATTAACCATTCCCATATCCATTGCTTCTTGGGCTGTATATTGACGACAAAGGAACCAGATTTCACGTGCTTTCTTTTGTCCCACCATGGCAGCGAGTAAACCTGCGCCATACCCAGCATCAAAGGAACCAACGCGAGGTCCAGTTTGCCCAAATTTTGCATTGCTTGATGCAATAGTGAGGTCACAAACAATGTGGAGAACGTGCCCACCGCCGATTGCAAAACCATTAACCATCGCAATAACAGGTTTGGGAGTGATACGGATTAAGTGTTGAAGGTCAAGTACGTTTAGGCGAGGAATTTGGTCTTCACCAACATATCCACCATTGCCACGCACTTTTTGG contains:
- the menE gene encoding o-succinylbenzoate--CoA ligase, coding for MKWLKEQAEKRPNQVFLNELTFKAIYNQTKQMAEHLSEIVALESRVALLSENSVEMAIVLFALLGLNKEILLLNTHLTEHELSEQLDELEINCVFTSDDLVGKVAGSINFSKIKDTPSKEAELEQSFSDDKIAVIMNTSATTGKFKSVPITWGMISSHVKASQLTIGLQEKDNWLVVLPMFHVSGLSIIMRSLYNGTATTILSKFDENEILQLIDEHKINMMSLVPTMLNRMIDKMSKGNLRMILLGGEFIPQPLISKSQKLGLPVYKTYGMTESFSQSVTFNILEFPEKISSVGRSLPDVQIEIRHRDKTGAGEIWLQSPMLMKAYLGKAPYGEAFDTGDIGYLDTDGFLYVLNRRKDIIISGGENIYPKEIEDLVYLLPEIRECAVVPRIDTTWGQVPVLFVVGDSSEEKLLHFMANKLAKYKLPHEIHFMDSLPKNASGKILRKDLKV
- the menB gene encoding 1,4-dihydroxy-2-naphthoyl-CoA synthase codes for the protein MSKFNWVALNRNYEDIIYETYNGIAKITINRPEVRNAFRPKTVVEMIDAFSVARDDTNVGVIILTGANHGKGEDKEAFCSGGDQKVRGNGGYVGEDQIPRLNVLDLQHLIRITPKPVIAMVNGFAIGGGHVLHIVCDLTIASSNAKFGQTGPRVGSFDAGYGAGLLAAMVGQKKAREIWFLCRQYTAQEAMDMGMVNTVVPFDQLEEETVKWAEEMLALSPMALRMLKGSMNAATDGLAGLQQFAGDATLMFYTTDEAKEGRDAFKEKRKPDFDQFPKFP